AAGGTGAATTTCACCGGACAGGAATGACTTTTTTGGGCCTGCTCTGCGGAGACCACGTCAAAACAGCCATTGGCACTCTCTTCAACACAGGAACGACTGTAGGCTTGGGCGCCAACATCTTCAAACCAGGTTTGACGGATAAATGTATTCCATCTTTAAGCTGGGGACCCGGAGAAAAGTATTCATTTGACAAATTCCTGAAAACAGCTGAAACCGTCATGTCGAGGAGAGAAAGAAAATTGACGGATTCATACGGAGAAATGCTCGAACACATATTCATAAATTCATGAAAATCCTTCTCCTGTCTTTTTTTTTTCTTTTTTGTTTTAACAGTTTGTGTTCATTCGACCCTGACCGTCGGGTAACCGAAACCGTAAGAAACAAACTCTCTTCTCCCTTGTCTCAAAATTTAATGGAATATACTACAAAACTCGGGGACGGCAGGACAGTTCTTCTAACTTCCACAGTCATGTCTTTTGGTGATGAAAAAATGAGAAGGTGCGGCGAGCTTTCGATGGCATCTTTCGCCGTTTCCGGAATACTTACCGTCGGCATAAAATACGCTGTGAACAGACAAAGACCCAACGGCGGCACCAGCTCTTTCCCATCGGGTCATACTTCCACCGCTTTTTCCTGGGCCGCGGTTGTTTCCAGCGAATATCCTCAATACAGTATTCCGGTTTTCGCAGTCGCCGGATTAGTTGGTGTTTCGAGAATAGCTTTGGATAAGCACTGGACTTCCGATGTAATCGCAGGAGCAGTCATAGGATATTTTTCGGGTTTGTTTATCGAAAAGATTTCCTGCTGGATAACGGATTATTGAAAAACCTCGCATATAAAAAATTCCTGCCTTATTTAATTGTAACAAGGCCGTTAAACCTTGTCATAATCGCCGCAGCAGTTTATTTGGGATTTGCAGTCACTTCTAACGCTTTTGTGCCTTCTGTCCGCCAAACAATTTTATTCGTGCCAATTATCCTTCTAGCCGCCGCGGGATACTGCATCAACGATGTTCTTGACATGAAAGAAGACAAAATCAACAAACCTGATCGAGTTCTCGTCAGAAAAGCCGTGTCTAAAAAGACTTGCACTATTTACGCCCTGGTACTTACAGCTTTTTCTGTTGCTATTTCTCTTCATGATATGACTCTTGCTGTCGTAAACACCACTTTGATAGTCTTCGTTCTAGCGTACAATTTTTTTCTTAAAAAAACACCCCTCGCAGGAAACTTTACGACGGCAATTCTTTCATCTTTCCCCGTAATTTGGGGAAGTTATATTGGAGGTACTGTAAATCTCGACATTATATATATCGCTGTCCTCGCCTTTATCCTTCACTTTACCCGTGAAATAGTAAAGGACATTGAAGATATCAAAGGAGACTCACTCGCAGGTAAAAACACAACGGCGGTCTTTTTCGGAGCAAAAATATCGGTTTTGCTCGCTTCTTTTCTGATTTTATTATCCTGTGTAATGGCGATTTTTGTTTTTACATATCTTTTTAGAATATCTGTCTGCTCAACTTTTTCTTCCGCAATTGTTAC
This is a stretch of genomic DNA from candidate division WOR-3 bacterium. It encodes these proteins:
- a CDS encoding phosphatase PAP2 family protein; its protein translation is MEYTTKLGDGRTVLLTSTVMSFGDEKMRRCGELSMASFAVSGILTVGIKYAVNRQRPNGGTSSFPSGHTSTAFSWAAVVSSEYPQYSIPVFAVAGLVGVSRIALDKHWTSDVIAGAVIGYFSGLFIEKISCWITDY
- a CDS encoding UbiA family prenyltransferase, encoding MKNLAYKKFLPYLIVTRPLNLVIIAAAVYLGFAVTSNAFVPSVRQTILFVPIILLAAAGYCINDVLDMKEDKINKPDRVLVRKAVSKKTCTIYALVLTAFSVAISLHDMTLAVVNTTLIVFVLAYNFFLKKTPLAGNFTTAILSSFPVIWGSYIGGTVNLDIIYIAVLAFILHFTREIVKDIEDIKGDSLAGKNTTAVFFGAKISVLLASFLILLSCVMAIFVFTYLFRISVCSTFSSAIVTLSLMFSLFALLRAKFPIASKSIRISMILCVFCLFFLYL